The following are encoded together in the Humulus lupulus chromosome 5, drHumLupu1.1, whole genome shotgun sequence genome:
- the LOC133777485 gene encoding E3 ubiquitin-protein ligase BRE1-like 1 isoform X2, giving the protein MGQAAYLLHHHHSKHSISFYVSVPECIRWPVLVVVILASVFGSQAIIRGIFSIINQRQSIGCFPRVKVVQTSYKIHGQIYIPEINWILMILSIVVTIGFRDTKHMGNESGELENRVVELEESNCKLAILKSRRDAAKVAGFSVLNLGSKHVSCDKVRDKVKDIQDMETALKELMDQASCRLKEIKGLHEERVHILLQLSNFQSKLNNVACISSSQAYLLVRDQIEKSKFEVIEYQASYEKLQVVTGREGYSCLKGKGT; this is encoded by the exons ATGGGCCAAGCTGCTTATTTATTACATCATCACCACTCCAAACATAGTATCAGTTTTTATGTCTCAGTTCCTG AATGCATAAGGTGGCCAGTTCTTGTTGTAGTTATTCTTGCTTCAGTATTTGGAAGCCAAGCAATCATCCGTGGAATATTTTCTATCATAAACCAAAGACAGTCGATTGGTTGCTTCCCAAGAGTCAAGGTCGTTCAAACTTCTTACAAGATTCATGGTCAGATATATATTCCAGAGATCAATTGGATTCTCATGATCCTTTCCATTGTTGTAACAATTGGATTTAGAGACACTAAACACATGGGAAATGAATCAG GGGAGTTAGAAAATAGAGTTGTTGAACTAGAAGAGAGTAATTGCAAACTAGCAATTCTCAAATCTCGGAGAGATGCCGCAAAAGTGGCAGGCTTTTCTGTCTTAAATTTAGGGAGCAAGCATGTTAGTTGTGACAAAGTTAGAGATAAAGTAAAAGATATACAAGATATGGAGACTGCTCTTAAAGAATTAATG GATCAAGCTTCTTGCCGGCTTAAAGAAATAAAAGGTCTTCACGAAGAGAGAGTACATATATTGCTGCAGTTATCTAACTTTCAG AGCAAATTGAATAATGTAGCATGTATTTCCTCTTCCCAAGCCTACCTCTTAGTGAGAGATCAAATTGAAAAATCAAAATTTGAAGTTATTGAGTATCAGGCTTCGTATGAGAAACTTCAGGTTGTAACTG GCCGAGAAGGATATTCTTGTCTTAAAGGAAAGGGAACTTAA
- the LOC133777485 gene encoding E3 ubiquitin-protein ligase BRE1-like 1 isoform X4 produces the protein MGQAAYLLHHHHSKHSISFYVSVPECIRWPVLVVVILASVFGSQAIIRGIFSIINQRQSIGCFPRVKVVQTSYKIHGQIYIPEINWILMILSIVVTIGFRDTKHMGNESGELENRVVELEESNCKLAILKSRRDAAKVAGFSVLNLGSKHVSCDKVRDKVKDIQDMETALKELMDQASCRLKEIKGLHEERVHILLQLSNFQSKLNNVACISSSQAYLLVRDQIEKSKFEVIEYQASYEKLQVVTDCRPRRIFLS, from the exons ATGGGCCAAGCTGCTTATTTATTACATCATCACCACTCCAAACATAGTATCAGTTTTTATGTCTCAGTTCCTG AATGCATAAGGTGGCCAGTTCTTGTTGTAGTTATTCTTGCTTCAGTATTTGGAAGCCAAGCAATCATCCGTGGAATATTTTCTATCATAAACCAAAGACAGTCGATTGGTTGCTTCCCAAGAGTCAAGGTCGTTCAAACTTCTTACAAGATTCATGGTCAGATATATATTCCAGAGATCAATTGGATTCTCATGATCCTTTCCATTGTTGTAACAATTGGATTTAGAGACACTAAACACATGGGAAATGAATCAG GGGAGTTAGAAAATAGAGTTGTTGAACTAGAAGAGAGTAATTGCAAACTAGCAATTCTCAAATCTCGGAGAGATGCCGCAAAAGTGGCAGGCTTTTCTGTCTTAAATTTAGGGAGCAAGCATGTTAGTTGTGACAAAGTTAGAGATAAAGTAAAAGATATACAAGATATGGAGACTGCTCTTAAAGAATTAATG GATCAAGCTTCTTGCCGGCTTAAAGAAATAAAAGGTCTTCACGAAGAGAGAGTACATATATTGCTGCAGTTATCTAACTTTCAG AGCAAATTGAATAATGTAGCATGTATTTCCTCTTCCCAAGCCTACCTCTTAGTGAGAGATCAAATTGAAAAATCAAAATTTGAAGTTATTGAGTATCAGGCTTCGTATGAGAAACTTCAGGTTGTAACTG ATTGTAGGCCGAGAAGGATATTCTTGTCTTAA
- the LOC133777485 gene encoding E3 ubiquitin-protein ligase BRE1-like 1 isoform X3, translating into MGQAAYLLHHHHSKHSISFYVSVPECIRWPVLVVVILASVFGSQAIIRGIFSIINQRQSIGCFPRVKVVQTSYKIHGQIYIPEINWILMILSIVVTIGFRDTKHMGNESGELENRVVELEESNCKLAILKSRRDAAKVAGFSVLNLGSKHVSCDKVRDKVKDIQDMETALKELMDQASCRLKEIKGLHEERVHILLQLSNFQSKLNNVACISSSQAYLLVRDQIEKSKFEVIEYQASYEKLQIVGREGYSCLKGKGT; encoded by the exons ATGGGCCAAGCTGCTTATTTATTACATCATCACCACTCCAAACATAGTATCAGTTTTTATGTCTCAGTTCCTG AATGCATAAGGTGGCCAGTTCTTGTTGTAGTTATTCTTGCTTCAGTATTTGGAAGCCAAGCAATCATCCGTGGAATATTTTCTATCATAAACCAAAGACAGTCGATTGGTTGCTTCCCAAGAGTCAAGGTCGTTCAAACTTCTTACAAGATTCATGGTCAGATATATATTCCAGAGATCAATTGGATTCTCATGATCCTTTCCATTGTTGTAACAATTGGATTTAGAGACACTAAACACATGGGAAATGAATCAG GGGAGTTAGAAAATAGAGTTGTTGAACTAGAAGAGAGTAATTGCAAACTAGCAATTCTCAAATCTCGGAGAGATGCCGCAAAAGTGGCAGGCTTTTCTGTCTTAAATTTAGGGAGCAAGCATGTTAGTTGTGACAAAGTTAGAGATAAAGTAAAAGATATACAAGATATGGAGACTGCTCTTAAAGAATTAATG GATCAAGCTTCTTGCCGGCTTAAAGAAATAAAAGGTCTTCACGAAGAGAGAGTACATATATTGCTGCAGTTATCTAACTTTCAG AGCAAATTGAATAATGTAGCATGTATTTCCTCTTCCCAAGCCTACCTCTTAGTGAGAGATCAAATTGAAAAATCAAAATTTGAAGTTATTGAGTATCAGGCTTCGTATGAGAAACTTCAG ATTGTAGGCCGAGAAGGATATTCTTGTCTTAAAGGAAAGGGAACTTAA
- the LOC133777485 gene encoding E3 ubiquitin-protein ligase BRE1-like 1 isoform X1 has translation MGQAAYLLHHHHSKHSISFYVSVPECIRWPVLVVVILASVFGSQAIIRGIFSIINQRQSIGCFPRVKVVQTSYKIHGQIYIPEINWILMILSIVVTIGFRDTKHMGNESGELENRVVELEESNCKLAILKSRRDAAKVAGFSVLNLGSKHVSCDKVRDKVKDIQDMETALKELMDQASCRLKEIKGLHEERVHILLQLSNFQSKLNNVACISSSQAYLLVRDQIEKSKFEVIEYQASYEKLQAEKDILVLKERELNVKSDVIDFLRRSAAIENSKISDLRIEIQKQNDERKMIETKVEDASREPG, from the exons ATGGGCCAAGCTGCTTATTTATTACATCATCACCACTCCAAACATAGTATCAGTTTTTATGTCTCAGTTCCTG AATGCATAAGGTGGCCAGTTCTTGTTGTAGTTATTCTTGCTTCAGTATTTGGAAGCCAAGCAATCATCCGTGGAATATTTTCTATCATAAACCAAAGACAGTCGATTGGTTGCTTCCCAAGAGTCAAGGTCGTTCAAACTTCTTACAAGATTCATGGTCAGATATATATTCCAGAGATCAATTGGATTCTCATGATCCTTTCCATTGTTGTAACAATTGGATTTAGAGACACTAAACACATGGGAAATGAATCAG GGGAGTTAGAAAATAGAGTTGTTGAACTAGAAGAGAGTAATTGCAAACTAGCAATTCTCAAATCTCGGAGAGATGCCGCAAAAGTGGCAGGCTTTTCTGTCTTAAATTTAGGGAGCAAGCATGTTAGTTGTGACAAAGTTAGAGATAAAGTAAAAGATATACAAGATATGGAGACTGCTCTTAAAGAATTAATG GATCAAGCTTCTTGCCGGCTTAAAGAAATAAAAGGTCTTCACGAAGAGAGAGTACATATATTGCTGCAGTTATCTAACTTTCAG AGCAAATTGAATAATGTAGCATGTATTTCCTCTTCCCAAGCCTACCTCTTAGTGAGAGATCAAATTGAAAAATCAAAATTTGAAGTTATTGAGTATCAGGCTTCGTATGAGAAACTTCAG GCCGAGAAGGATATTCTTGTCTTAAAGGAAAGGGAACTTAATGTTAAAAGTGATGTCATTGATTTCCTTCGAAGATCTGCTGCAAttgagaattcaaagatttcagaTCTTAGGATAGAAATACAGAAGCAGAACGATGAGAGAAAGATGATTGAAACAAAGGTGGAAGATGCTTCAAGAGAACCTGGGTAG
- the LOC133777485 gene encoding E3 ubiquitin-protein ligase BRE1-like 1 isoform X5 gives MILSIVVTIGFRDTKHMGNESGELENRVVELEESNCKLAILKSRRDAAKVAGFSVLNLGSKHVSCDKVRDKVKDIQDMETALKELMDQASCRLKEIKGLHEERVHILLQLSNFQSKLNNVACISSSQAYLLVRDQIEKSKFEVIEYQASYEKLQAEKDILVLKERELNVKSDVIDFLRRSAAIENSKISDLRIEIQKQNDERKMIETKVEDASREPG, from the exons ATGATCCTTTCCATTGTTGTAACAATTGGATTTAGAGACACTAAACACATGGGAAATGAATCAG GGGAGTTAGAAAATAGAGTTGTTGAACTAGAAGAGAGTAATTGCAAACTAGCAATTCTCAAATCTCGGAGAGATGCCGCAAAAGTGGCAGGCTTTTCTGTCTTAAATTTAGGGAGCAAGCATGTTAGTTGTGACAAAGTTAGAGATAAAGTAAAAGATATACAAGATATGGAGACTGCTCTTAAAGAATTAATG GATCAAGCTTCTTGCCGGCTTAAAGAAATAAAAGGTCTTCACGAAGAGAGAGTACATATATTGCTGCAGTTATCTAACTTTCAG AGCAAATTGAATAATGTAGCATGTATTTCCTCTTCCCAAGCCTACCTCTTAGTGAGAGATCAAATTGAAAAATCAAAATTTGAAGTTATTGAGTATCAGGCTTCGTATGAGAAACTTCAG GCCGAGAAGGATATTCTTGTCTTAAAGGAAAGGGAACTTAATGTTAAAAGTGATGTCATTGATTTCCTTCGAAGATCTGCTGCAAttgagaattcaaagatttcagaTCTTAGGATAGAAATACAGAAGCAGAACGATGAGAGAAAGATGATTGAAACAAAGGTGGAAGATGCTTCAAGAGAACCTGGGTAG